In Nocardioides sp. InS609-2, a single genomic region encodes these proteins:
- a CDS encoding amino acid adenylation domain-containing protein yields the protein MKQVEAVRIEQTWGVGPRRALPERRAHELFEEWSRRTPDAIAAVHRHERWTYADLDAAAERIAGALQSAGLRPEGVVAVCSERTLEWLAAIIGIFKAGGVYLPIEPAYPDDRIAGLLRRSGSTHALLPACVSSRTFRDAGVIPLPLTPAAETAPRQVVPVSDSDLAYIYFTSGSTGEPKGAACEHAGMLNHLLAKIETFELRPGFVVAQTASQCFDISLWQAFAPLLAGGSTLIVDPEAVLDVSLLLRLLSKEQVAVLQVVPSYLDVMVTRLEAGDEVPGTLRMLGVTGEAVTAAVLRRWFARCPAIPVVNAYGATEASDDTTHEVITSVSDDDLVSVGVPIANVLVDVVGADGLPLDEDGVGEITFSGVCVGRGYVNDPVRTAEAFEDDPVRPGLRRYRSGDYGQWLPDGRLRFIGRRDEQVKISGMRVEVGEVEAQLLRVPGVRTACVIVMPDGSSKRLAGFYIAESPLEDVAKSLGEFVPQHLVPRTLRWMPELPLTDNGKVDKRALADLETGCGTGTSVTPPQNPVERRIATAWAEVLGVPLDEIDRNDNFFERGGGSLAGIRLAVQLSGLVSLVDLMKHPVLADLAAAVEQPQDGASLLQPLARPEAASAAALVCLPYEAGNALNFDALARATALDDLAVWAVELPGHDIARPDEKLCDIDELARRLSEEIIERVDEPVVLWGHGAGSALAHATARHLQLAGAAPRHVILAVGAGEPADEATDVGTWLRESGALTDVDHARPIRGEIIERAFRHDVDQAEAYYGGLGREPVDVPTTVVAVPRAPGEREVAADLTTFFPMARLAPLSGLDRYFVRGRAAVAASLVRDSLALVRDGSAP from the coding sequence ATGAAGCAGGTGGAGGCGGTACGCATCGAACAGACGTGGGGCGTGGGCCCCCGAAGGGCGCTGCCCGAGCGTCGCGCGCACGAGCTGTTCGAGGAGTGGTCGCGGCGCACGCCGGACGCGATCGCCGCGGTGCACCGCCATGAGCGGTGGACCTACGCCGACCTCGACGCGGCCGCCGAACGCATAGCGGGTGCCCTCCAGTCCGCAGGTCTGCGCCCAGAGGGGGTGGTCGCAGTATGCAGCGAGCGAACGCTCGAGTGGCTCGCCGCGATCATCGGCATCTTCAAGGCGGGAGGTGTCTACCTGCCCATCGAACCGGCCTACCCGGACGATCGGATCGCCGGGCTTCTGCGACGCTCGGGGTCGACCCACGCCCTGCTCCCGGCCTGCGTCTCGTCCCGGACCTTCCGCGACGCGGGGGTGATCCCCCTGCCGCTGACGCCCGCCGCAGAGACCGCCCCACGGCAGGTGGTCCCGGTCAGCGACTCCGACCTGGCCTACATCTACTTCACCTCCGGCTCGACCGGTGAGCCCAAGGGTGCCGCCTGCGAGCACGCCGGGATGCTCAACCACCTGCTGGCCAAGATCGAGACCTTCGAGCTTCGTCCGGGCTTCGTGGTCGCCCAGACCGCCTCGCAGTGCTTCGACATCTCGCTCTGGCAGGCATTCGCTCCGCTGCTTGCCGGTGGGTCGACCCTGATCGTCGACCCCGAGGCCGTCCTCGACGTGTCGTTGCTGCTGCGGCTGCTCTCCAAGGAGCAGGTCGCGGTGCTGCAGGTCGTGCCGAGCTATCTCGACGTGATGGTGACCCGGCTCGAGGCCGGGGACGAGGTGCCGGGCACCCTGCGGATGCTGGGCGTCACGGGAGAGGCGGTCACCGCGGCCGTGCTGCGCCGGTGGTTCGCCCGCTGCCCCGCGATTCCCGTGGTCAACGCCTACGGAGCGACTGAGGCCTCCGACGACACCACCCACGAGGTGATCACGAGCGTCTCCGACGACGACCTGGTCAGCGTCGGCGTCCCGATCGCCAACGTCCTGGTCGACGTGGTCGGCGCCGACGGCCTCCCGCTGGACGAGGACGGCGTCGGGGAGATCACGTTCTCCGGGGTGTGCGTCGGGCGTGGCTATGTCAACGATCCTGTCCGGACCGCCGAGGCCTTCGAGGACGACCCCGTCCGCCCCGGACTCCGCCGTTACCGCAGCGGTGACTACGGACAGTGGCTGCCCGACGGGCGACTGCGTTTCATCGGCCGTCGCGACGAGCAGGTGAAGATCAGCGGCATGCGCGTCGAGGTCGGCGAGGTTGAGGCGCAGCTGCTGCGCGTCCCCGGCGTCCGCACAGCGTGCGTGATCGTCATGCCGGACGGCTCAAGCAAGCGCCTGGCCGGGTTCTACATCGCGGAGTCGCCGCTGGAAGACGTCGCCAAGTCACTCGGCGAGTTCGTCCCACAGCATCTGGTCCCTCGCACCTTGCGGTGGATGCCCGAGCTGCCTCTGACCGACAACGGCAAGGTGGACAAGCGCGCCCTGGCGGACCTGGAGACCGGGTGCGGGACGGGCACGAGTGTCACACCCCCGCAGAATCCCGTCGAGCGCCGGATCGCCACGGCCTGGGCGGAGGTGCTCGGAGTGCCGCTCGATGAGATCGACCGCAACGACAACTTCTTCGAGCGCGGAGGCGGCTCCCTGGCCGGTATCCGGCTCGCGGTCCAGCTGTCCGGGCTCGTGTCGCTCGTGGATCTGATGAAGCACCCCGTGCTGGCCGACCTCGCCGCGGCCGTCGAGCAACCGCAGGACGGCGCCTCCCTCCTCCAGCCTCTCGCCCGGCCCGAGGCTGCCTCCGCTGCTGCCCTGGTGTGCCTGCCCTACGAGGCCGGCAACGCCCTCAACTTCGACGCCCTCGCACGCGCGACCGCCCTCGACGACCTGGCGGTCTGGGCGGTCGAGCTGCCGGGCCACGACATCGCGCGTCCCGACGAGAAGCTATGCGACATCGATGAGCTGGCCCGTCGGCTGAGCGAGGAGATCATCGAGCGGGTCGACGAGCCGGTCGTCCTCTGGGGACACGGCGCAGGGAGCGCGCTGGCGCACGCCACCGCACGTCACCTGCAGTTGGCCGGAGCAGCGCCCCGTCACGTCATCCTCGCGGTCGGTGCCGGGGAGCCAGCCGACGAGGCCACCGACGTCGGCACCTGGCTGCGCGAGTCCGGTGCGCTCACCGACGTCGACCACGCCCGGCCGATCCGCGGGGAGATCATCGAGCGCGCCTTCCGTCACGACGTGGACCAGGCCGAGGCCTACTACGGCGGCCTGGGGCGCGAGCCGGTAGATGTGCCCACCACGGTCGTCGCCGTCCCCCGCGCTCCCGGCGAACGTGAGGTGGCCGCGGACCTCACGACGTTCTTTCCCATGGCCCGGCTCGCCCCACTGTCCGGCCTGGACCGCTACTTCGTGCGCGGCCGGGCGGCCGTGGCCGCCTCGCTCGTGCGGGACTCCCTTGCCCTCGTCCGCGACGGCAGTGCCCCGTGA